One part of the Methylobacterium mesophilicum SR1.6/6 genome encodes these proteins:
- a CDS encoding [protein-PII] uridylyltransferase gives MFDPVAALDTVLENLDREAREPTKLRAALVPQLRRVIEEGHRAAEAQLLEDRNGLRCAQTLSALTDAVVRAIHDAVVWRLYPNDNPTTGEQLAVVATGGYGRGTMAPGSDIDLLFLLPYKQTAWSESVVEGMLYVLWDLKLKVGHATRSVEECLREARADMTIRTALLEARFLFGTRTLYEELVTRFDAELVVGSASEFVDAKLRERDMRVSKAGSSRYLVEPNVKDGKGGLRDLNTLFWIAKYTYRVRDQIELVSAGLFTPEEYALFERCDEFLWRVRCHMHFATKRAEERLSFGLQPRIAERFGYEARGGLSGVERFMKAYFRIAKDVGDLTAIVCAELEARHAKRTPVLDRWIGRFRDRFRATAMEAEDFWIDHGRVNLRAEDAFERDPVNLIRLFWLADRHNLAIHPDAKRLASRSLRLVNPSLRGDPEANRLFLDILTSRNAPEEALREMNEAGVLGRFIPDFGRIVAMMQFNMYHHFTVDEHLLRTVGVLADIESGRNQETYPLVSRLVHSIHNRTALYVAILLHDIAKGRPEDHSIAGAAIAEKLCPRFGLNQAETETVRWLVEHHLLMSMTAQSRDLSDAKTIERFAASVQSLERLKLLTILTVADITAVGPGVWTAWKGTLVRTLYDETEVYLSGGHSEIARTDRVRLVQMSLREQLPAWASDEFDAYAARHGQAYWLKVDGTRQIKNAIFLRDALRDGRTSATDVALDPVRGVTEITIYSPDHPRLLAIITGACAAAGSNIVDAQIFTTNDGFALDTIFISRAFERDEDELRRTKRVTAAIERALKGEIRIADLVADKHPQTSTRAKTFPVPPDVTIDNALSSRETVVEVTGLDRPGLLYELTSAFGRLSLNITSAHVATFGERAVDVFYVTDLTGTRVTQPDRQAAIRSAVMEVFAGDVAALKAEGLEALVAAPPPREA, from the coding sequence ATGTTCGATCCCGTCGCCGCCCTCGACACGGTCCTGGAGAACCTCGACCGGGAGGCCCGCGAGCCCACCAAGCTCCGGGCCGCGCTGGTGCCGCAGCTGCGCCGGGTGATCGAGGAGGGTCACCGCGCCGCTGAGGCGCAGCTCCTCGAGGACCGCAACGGGCTGCGCTGCGCCCAGACGCTCTCGGCGCTGACCGACGCCGTGGTCCGGGCGATCCACGACGCCGTGGTCTGGCGGCTCTACCCCAACGACAACCCCACCACCGGCGAGCAGCTCGCCGTGGTCGCCACCGGCGGCTACGGCCGGGGCACGATGGCGCCGGGCTCGGACATCGATCTGCTGTTCCTGCTCCCCTACAAGCAGACCGCGTGGTCGGAGAGCGTGGTCGAGGGCATGCTCTACGTCCTCTGGGACCTGAAGCTGAAGGTCGGCCACGCAACCCGCTCGGTGGAGGAGTGCCTGCGCGAGGCGCGGGCCGACATGACGATCCGCACCGCCCTCCTGGAGGCGCGGTTCCTGTTCGGCACGCGCACCCTCTACGAGGAGCTGGTGACGCGCTTCGACGCGGAGCTGGTGGTCGGCTCGGCCTCCGAGTTCGTGGACGCCAAGCTGCGCGAGCGCGACATGCGCGTCTCGAAGGCCGGTTCCTCGCGCTACCTCGTCGAACCCAACGTCAAGGACGGCAAGGGCGGTCTGCGTGACCTGAACACGCTGTTCTGGATCGCCAAGTACACCTACCGGGTGCGCGACCAGATCGAACTCGTCAGCGCCGGCCTGTTCACGCCCGAGGAATACGCGCTGTTCGAGCGCTGCGACGAGTTTCTGTGGCGGGTGCGCTGCCACATGCACTTCGCCACGAAGCGCGCGGAGGAGCGCCTGTCCTTCGGCCTGCAGCCGCGGATCGCCGAGCGCTTCGGATACGAGGCGCGGGGCGGCCTTTCCGGCGTCGAGCGCTTCATGAAGGCCTATTTCCGCATCGCCAAGGATGTCGGCGACCTGACCGCCATCGTCTGCGCGGAGCTGGAGGCGCGCCACGCCAAGCGCACGCCGGTGCTGGACCGCTGGATCGGGCGTTTCCGCGACCGCTTCCGCGCCACCGCCATGGAGGCGGAGGACTTCTGGATCGACCACGGCCGCGTGAACCTGCGCGCGGAGGACGCCTTCGAGCGCGACCCCGTCAACCTGATCCGGCTGTTCTGGCTCGCGGACCGGCACAACCTCGCGATCCACCCGGACGCCAAGCGCCTCGCCAGCCGCTCCCTGCGGCTCGTCAACCCGTCGCTGCGCGGGGACCCGGAGGCGAACCGCCTGTTCCTCGACATCCTGACTTCCCGGAACGCCCCCGAGGAGGCGCTGAGAGAGATGAACGAGGCGGGGGTGCTCGGCCGTTTCATCCCGGATTTCGGCCGCATCGTCGCGATGATGCAGTTCAACATGTACCACCACTTCACGGTGGACGAGCACCTGCTGCGCACGGTCGGCGTGCTGGCCGACATCGAATCGGGCCGCAACCAGGAGACCTATCCGCTGGTCTCGCGCCTCGTGCATTCGATCCACAACCGCACGGCGCTCTACGTGGCGATCCTGCTGCACGACATCGCCAAGGGCCGCCCGGAGGATCACTCGATCGCCGGTGCCGCCATCGCCGAGAAGCTCTGCCCGCGCTTCGGCCTCAACCAGGCCGAGACCGAGACGGTGCGCTGGCTGGTGGAGCACCACCTGCTCATGTCGATGACCGCGCAGAGCCGCGACCTATCGGACGCGAAGACGATCGAGCGCTTCGCCGCCAGCGTGCAGAGCCTGGAGCGGCTGAAGCTCCTGACCATCCTGACGGTGGCCGACATCACGGCGGTGGGCCCCGGGGTCTGGACGGCCTGGAAGGGCACCCTGGTCCGCACCCTTTACGACGAGACCGAGGTCTACCTGTCGGGGGGCCATTCCGAGATCGCCCGCACCGACAGGGTGCGCCTCGTCCAGATGAGCCTGCGCGAGCAGCTTCCGGCCTGGGCCTCCGACGAGTTCGACGCCTACGCGGCCCGGCACGGGCAGGCGTACTGGCTCAAGGTCGACGGCACGCGCCAGATCAAGAACGCCATCTTCCTGCGCGACGCGCTGCGCGACGGCCGGACCAGCGCCACCGACGTGGCCCTCGACCCGGTGCGCGGCGTCACCGAGATCACGATCTACTCGCCGGATCACCCGCGCCTGCTCGCCATCATCACCGGGGCCTGTGCGGCCGCGGGCAGCAACATCGTCGACGCGCAGATCTTCACAACCAACGATGGGTTCGCCCTCGACACGATCTTCATCTCCCGCGCGTTCGAGCGGGACGAGGACGAGCTGCGACGGACCAAGCGGGTCACGGCAGCGATCGAGCGGGCCCTCAAGGGCGAGATCCGAATCGCCGACCTCGTCGCCGACAAGCATCCGCAGACCAGCACGCGGGCCAAGACTTTCCCGGTGCCTCCGGACGTGACGATCGACAACGCCCTGTCGAGCCGGGAGACCGTCGTGGAGGTCACGGGCCTGGACCGCCCCGGCCTGCTCTACGAGCTGACCTCCGCCTTCGGCCGTCTCTCGCTCAACATCACCTCGGCCCACGTCGCGACCTTCGGCGAACGGGCCGTTGACGTCTTCTACGTCACCGATCTGACCGGCACCCGCGTCACCCAGCCCGACCGGCAGGCGGCCATCCGCAGCGCCGTCATGGAGGTCTTCGCCGGCGACGTCGCCGCCCTCAAGGCCGAGGGACTGGAAGCCCTCGTGGCGGCGCCGCCGCCGCGCGAAGCCTGA
- a CDS encoding TAXI family TRAP transporter solute-binding subunit, whose translation MRREWLLVLVALGLAAVAAGIVYLSRPNTLTVAVGPQDGPEAALIEAYANALDRAREDVRLKVVRYGDVRDSAMALQRNKADLAVVRPDVFLPENGLTLAILHDEALVIAAPEAADIDDVPALARKRLGIVVRHSADLSFLTNLLSFYDLVPDTPSADAAEDGQGASEPEAAAGHVVVVPLKVGEVTAALTDKRVDAVAVIASPASKAAAAMVRAVELGAPDRKIGFVSIPDGDAILQRFPELQAVTIPAGTFGGRPKRPDEEVKTVGASYRLMARGTVSRVAVASATQHLFEWRSRLASAAPVAKLMKAPDFDTTVAATSARLPNHPGAVDYFEREQQTFLDRYEDYIYLFAFFGGTIGSGFAWLGQRLARKRRERVDFVLDRLLDIMREVRAATSSAELDTIAVETDGLVADVVCYARERSIDARTVSALILAVDGVHAAIADARRQMSEAEPRAAGRNRTARLLALDLPAAE comes from the coding sequence ATGCGGCGCGAGTGGCTCCTGGTCCTGGTGGCCCTGGGGCTGGCCGCGGTCGCGGCCGGGATCGTCTATCTCTCGCGCCCGAATACCCTGACGGTGGCGGTCGGGCCGCAGGACGGGCCCGAGGCGGCGCTGATCGAGGCCTACGCCAACGCCCTCGACCGGGCTCGCGAAGATGTGCGCCTCAAGGTGGTGCGCTACGGCGACGTCCGCGACAGCGCCATGGCGCTCCAGCGGAACAAGGCTGACCTCGCCGTGGTGCGGCCGGACGTATTCTTGCCCGAGAACGGCCTGACGCTGGCGATCCTGCACGACGAGGCCCTGGTCATCGCGGCGCCCGAGGCGGCCGACATCGACGATGTCCCCGCACTGGCGCGCAAACGCCTCGGCATCGTGGTGCGGCACAGCGCCGACCTGTCCTTCCTGACAAACCTTCTCTCCTTCTACGACCTTGTGCCGGACACGCCCAGCGCGGATGCTGCGGAGGACGGTCAGGGGGCCAGTGAGCCCGAGGCCGCCGCGGGCCACGTCGTCGTGGTGCCCCTCAAGGTCGGCGAGGTCACGGCCGCGCTCACCGACAAGCGCGTCGACGCGGTCGCGGTGATCGCGAGCCCCGCCTCGAAGGCGGCCGCCGCCATGGTGCGGGCCGTCGAGCTCGGCGCGCCGGACCGCAAGATCGGCTTCGTCTCGATCCCGGACGGGGACGCGATCCTGCAGCGCTTCCCAGAGCTCCAAGCGGTGACCATCCCGGCCGGGACGTTCGGGGGCCGCCCGAAACGCCCCGACGAGGAGGTCAAGACCGTTGGCGCCTCGTACCGCCTGATGGCCCGCGGCACGGTGAGCCGAGTCGCGGTCGCCTCGGCGACGCAGCACCTGTTCGAGTGGCGCTCGCGGCTCGCCTCGGCGGCCCCCGTCGCAAAGCTGATGAAGGCGCCGGACTTCGACACCACGGTGGCAGCAACCTCCGCGCGCCTGCCGAACCACCCCGGCGCAGTCGACTATTTCGAGCGCGAGCAGCAGACCTTCCTCGACCGCTACGAGGATTACATCTACCTGTTCGCCTTCTTCGGCGGCACGATCGGCTCCGGCTTCGCCTGGCTCGGACAGCGGCTGGCCCGCAAGCGTCGGGAGCGTGTGGACTTCGTTCTCGACCGCCTCCTCGACATCATGCGCGAGGTGCGCGCGGCGACGAGCAGCGCCGAGCTCGACACCATCGCGGTCGAGACCGACGGGCTGGTGGCCGACGTGGTCTGCTACGCCCGGGAGCGCAGCATCGACGCCCGCACGGTGAGCGCGCTGATCCTGGCGGTCGACGGCGTCCACGCCGCCATCGCGGATGCGCGGCGGCAAATGAGCGAGGCCGAGCCGCGGGCGGCCGGCCGCAACCGGACCGCGCGGTTGCTGGCCCTCGACCTCCCGGCTGCGGAGTAG
- a CDS encoding regulatory protein RecX: MSPAWLERAALHYLERYSASTEMLRRTLARRVQKRARARGEDPAAFADLVTATVARAVSAGLVDDTRFADMRLATLRRRGTSSRGVSAKLAAKGVSRDVVEAAMQAERDALADGEAQGIEDQAARAYAKRRRLGPHRRPDQRAAYRDRDLAALARAGFAYDLARRVVDDEGDAPA; encoded by the coding sequence GTGAGCCCGGCCTGGCTCGAGCGGGCAGCACTTCATTACCTGGAGCGCTACAGCGCCTCGACCGAGATGCTGCGCCGGACCCTCGCGCGACGCGTCCAGAAGCGCGCCCGCGCCCGAGGCGAGGACCCCGCGGCCTTCGCGGACCTCGTCACCGCGACCGTGGCGCGGGCGGTCTCGGCGGGTCTCGTGGACGACACGCGCTTCGCCGACATGCGCCTCGCCACCCTGCGACGCCGCGGCACGTCGAGCCGCGGCGTCTCGGCCAAGCTCGCCGCCAAGGGCGTTTCACGCGACGTAGTCGAGGCCGCCATGCAGGCGGAACGCGACGCCCTGGCCGACGGGGAGGCGCAGGGGATTGAGGATCAGGCGGCCCGGGCCTACGCCAAACGGCGGCGGCTCGGCCCGCACCGCCGTCCGGATCAGCGGGCCGCCTATCGAGACCGGGATCTGGCTGCCCTGGCGCGCGCCGGCTTCGCGTACGATCTCGCCCGACGGGTGGTCGACGACGAGGGCGATGCTCCGGCGTGA
- a CDS encoding putative DNA modification/repair radical SAM protein yields the protein MDEALAKKLRILADAAKYDASCASSAAPKRAAGKDGLGSTTGAGICHAYTPDGRCVSLLKILLTNWCLFDCAYCINRRSSNVRRAKFSVEEVVNLTLNFYRRNYIEGLFLSSGIIKSPDHTMELLTRVAKSLRRDHGFAGYIHLKSIPEASPWLIEEAGLYADRLSINVELPTDASLERLAPEKDGAAIQGAMAQIGERIVQAKAEKRRFSPAGHSTQVIVGADSTTDEALIRKSALLYGSVGLKRVYYSAFSPIPDGSAILPPKPPPLQREHRLYQADWLLRYYEFTPDEVADASEGGMLALDIDPKLAWALKHRDKFPVDVNKADREWLLRVPGLGARAVDKIVKARRHATLRLDDVARLTSGLKRARPFLVAADHRPIGLTDRLDLRARLVEPATQLSLF from the coding sequence ATGGACGAAGCTCTCGCCAAGAAGTTGCGCATCCTGGCGGATGCCGCGAAGTACGATGCCTCCTGCGCCTCCTCGGCCGCGCCGAAGCGGGCTGCGGGCAAGGACGGGCTCGGCTCCACGACCGGAGCCGGGATCTGCCACGCCTACACGCCGGACGGGCGCTGCGTCTCGCTGCTCAAGATCCTATTGACCAATTGGTGCCTGTTCGACTGCGCCTACTGCATCAATCGGCGCTCCTCGAACGTCAGGCGGGCGAAGTTCTCGGTCGAGGAAGTCGTCAACCTCACCCTGAATTTCTACCGGCGGAACTACATCGAGGGATTGTTTCTCTCCTCGGGCATCATCAAGTCGCCCGACCACACGATGGAGCTGCTGACGCGGGTGGCGAAATCGCTCCGGCGCGACCATGGCTTCGCCGGCTACATCCACCTAAAGTCGATCCCCGAGGCGAGTCCCTGGCTGATCGAGGAGGCCGGCCTCTACGCCGATCGCCTGTCGATCAACGTCGAGCTGCCGACCGACGCCAGCCTTGAGCGCCTCGCCCCCGAGAAGGACGGTGCCGCGATCCAGGGCGCCATGGCACAGATCGGCGAGCGCATCGTACAGGCCAAGGCCGAGAAGCGCCGCTTCTCCCCCGCCGGCCACTCGACGCAGGTGATCGTGGGCGCGGATTCCACCACCGACGAGGCGCTGATCCGCAAGAGCGCGCTGCTCTACGGCAGCGTCGGTCTGAAGCGGGTCTATTATTCCGCCTTCAGCCCGATCCCGGACGGCTCCGCGATCCTGCCGCCGAAGCCGCCGCCGCTCCAGCGGGAGCACCGGCTGTACCAAGCCGACTGGCTTCTGCGGTATTACGAATTCACGCCCGACGAGGTCGCGGACGCCTCCGAGGGCGGCATGCTCGCCCTCGACATCGACCCGAAGCTCGCCTGGGCACTGAAGCATCGCGACAAATTCCCGGTGGACGTGAACAAAGCCGACCGGGAATGGCTGCTGCGCGTGCCGGGGCTCGGCGCACGGGCGGTGGACAAGATCGTCAAGGCACGCCGCCACGCCACCCTGCGCCTGGATGACGTCGCCCGGCTGACCTCGGGCCTGAAGCGGGCGCGGCCGTTCCTCGTTGCAGCCGATCACCGCCCGATCGGGCTGACCGACCGGCTCGATCTACGAGCGCGGCTGGTCGAGCCGGCGACGCAGCTGAGCCTGTTCTGA
- a CDS encoding UdgX family uracil-DNA binding protein (This protein belongs to the uracil DNA glycosylase superfamily, members of which act in excision repair of DNA. However, it belongs more specifically to UdgX branch, whose founding member was found to bind uracil in DNA (where it does not belong), without cleaving it, appears to promote DNA repair by a pathway involving RecA, rather than base excision.) codes for MTRGLPSPAEGDGEARAPRTITLRPGADFDGFRKAVRGLVAHGVPPEVVAWSVTDAPGLFGAEADHTAAAPLTLPKPVAALIPQVIPHRDPERYGLLYALIWRVCHGERHLMEVDSDPLVHRLHRMAKAIGRDLHKMHAFLRFRRAEDSGGEHYVAWFEPDHHILEAAAPFFVNRFRGMRWSILTPEGSAHWDTETLTFGPPGDRTQLPEGDGFEAGWQTYYESTFNPARTNLKAMRAEMPKKYWHNMPETAAIPALVRAAAGRTEAMIEREPTMPTRREPARAVAAMADQDPKTLDELNAIIRRTEPLVPGATQAVLGEGPVGATVAFVGEQPGDQEDRQGRPFVGPAGQLLSRAMAEAGIDRGVSYLTNAVKHFKFEERGKRRIHQKPTAGEVSHYRWWLDRELEFVAPKLVVALGATAVLALTGKAVPITRARGPFRFDRHDNRFQGFITVHPSYLLRLPDEAKEEAYAAFVDDLRRVQALGRELAA; via the coding sequence CTGACGCGAGGGCTACCCTCCCCCGCAGAGGGGGATGGGGAGGCGCGCGCGCCGCGTACCATCACCCTGCGTCCGGGCGCCGACTTCGACGGCTTCCGCAAGGCCGTCCGCGGCCTCGTCGCACATGGCGTTCCGCCAGAGGTGGTGGCGTGGTCGGTGACGGACGCCCCCGGCCTGTTCGGCGCCGAGGCGGATCATACTGCCGCCGCGCCGCTCACCCTTCCGAAACCCGTCGCCGCTTTGATCCCGCAGGTGATCCCCCACCGCGATCCCGAGCGCTATGGCCTGCTCTACGCGCTGATCTGGCGCGTCTGCCACGGCGAGCGGCACCTGATGGAGGTGGACAGCGATCCGCTGGTCCACCGCCTGCACCGGATGGCGAAGGCGATCGGGCGCGACCTCCACAAGATGCATGCTTTCCTGCGCTTCCGCCGGGCCGAGGACAGCGGCGGCGAGCATTACGTCGCTTGGTTCGAGCCGGACCACCACATCCTGGAGGCGGCGGCTCCGTTCTTCGTCAATCGCTTCCGCGGCATGCGCTGGTCGATCCTGACGCCCGAAGGCTCGGCCCACTGGGATACCGAGACCCTGACGTTCGGGCCGCCGGGCGACCGAACGCAACTGCCCGAGGGCGACGGCTTCGAGGCCGGCTGGCAGACCTACTACGAGAGCACGTTCAACCCGGCCCGCACCAATCTGAAGGCCATGCGTGCCGAGATGCCCAAGAAGTACTGGCACAACATGCCCGAGACCGCCGCGATCCCCGCCCTCGTCCGGGCGGCGGCCGGGCGCACCGAAGCGATGATCGAGAGGGAGCCGACCATGCCCACACGCCGCGAACCCGCCCGCGCCGTCGCCGCCATGGCCGACCAGGATCCCAAGACCCTCGACGAGCTGAACGCGATCATCCGCCGGACTGAGCCGCTGGTACCGGGGGCGACCCAGGCCGTCCTCGGTGAAGGGCCGGTCGGCGCCACGGTCGCCTTCGTGGGCGAGCAGCCCGGCGATCAGGAGGACCGGCAGGGCCGCCCGTTCGTCGGGCCGGCCGGGCAGCTCCTGTCCCGCGCCATGGCGGAGGCCGGGATCGACCGTGGGGTGAGCTACCTGACGAATGCGGTCAAGCACTTCAAGTTCGAGGAGCGCGGCAAGCGCCGCATCCACCAGAAGCCGACGGCTGGCGAGGTGAGCCATTATCGCTGGTGGCTTGACCGGGAGCTCGAGTTCGTGGCCCCGAAGCTGGTGGTGGCTCTAGGCGCGACGGCCGTGCTGGCGCTGACCGGCAAGGCGGTCCCGATCACCCGGGCGCGCGGCCCGTTCCGGTTCGACCGGCACGACAACCGCTTCCAGGGCTTCATCACGGTCCACCCGTCCTACCTTCTGCGCCTGCCCGACGAGGCGAAGGAGGAGGCCTACGCGGCCTTCGTGGACGACCTGCGCCGGGTGCAGGCGCTGGGGCGGGAGTTGGCGGCGTGA
- a CDS encoding HepT-like ribonuclease domain-containing protein: MPSSLSERDGAAGADMLVNAQRAVDFVTGFTSSTFAADERTHFEVIRCLEIISEASRRLSAGTKARYSDVPWRQIAGAGNVYRHGYDSVTLDIVWLTVHDELPVLIAAGRAAPVRMSDP; this comes from the coding sequence ATGCCCTCGTCGCTTTCTGAGCGCGACGGCGCCGCCGGCGCGGATATGCTCGTCAACGCGCAACGGGCCGTTGATTTCGTCACTGGGTTCACGTCGTCGACCTTCGCGGCGGACGAGCGGACCCATTTCGAAGTCATTCGCTGCCTGGAGATCATCTCCGAAGCAAGCCGTCGGCTCAGCGCCGGGACGAAGGCCCGGTACTCCGACGTGCCGTGGCGACAGATCGCGGGCGCGGGCAACGTCTATCGGCACGGCTACGATAGCGTGACGCTGGACATCGTCTGGCTCACCGTCCACGACGAGCTGCCTGTGCTGATTGCGGCCGGCCGCGCCGCGCCGGTCCGCATGTCTGACCCCTGA